A region from the Malus domestica chromosome 07, GDT2T_hap1 genome encodes:
- the LOC103440823 gene encoding F-box/LRR-repeat protein At3g48880-like, with protein sequence MDRPRKLNHRRNLNRSWEDMEQNCLAQVFIRVGLESLLLFIPFVCKSWYSATKNPACWERIIFPDANDDVTDPFSVNDAVLDRPWTRANRTENQRFDVFIRTFARENDILWRYFSITNFMKMVIDRSAGSLRFLKIPGLLSHYMFAIHKTLQHVGKSCKNFAGLQLTNAAIGRSEAEAIVTFVPNLSFLSLRRSQIPRELMVMLLKGMKNLVLLDVRECVGFDQQDEEILRLASEIPTFLCRGARICAQEHLLRMSDGSLVHVIAVD encoded by the coding sequence ATGGACAGACCGAGGAAGCTGAATCACCGGCGGAACCTCAACCGCAGCTGGGAGGACATGGAACAGAACTGTTTGGCTCAAGTGTTCATCCGAGTCGGACTGGAGTCGCTCCTCCTTTTCATCCCGTTCGTGTGCAAATCCTGGTACAGCGCCACCAAAAACCCCGCCTGCTGGGAGCGCATCATTTTCCCCGACGCCAATGACGACGTCACCGATCCTTTCAGCGTCAACGACGCCGTTTTGGACCGCCCCTGGACCCGGGCGAATCGAACCGAAAATCAGCGTTTCGACGTCTTCATCCGGACATTCGCGCGCGAAAATGACATTTTGTGGCGATACTTCTCGATCACGAATTTCATGAAAATGGTCATCGACCGCAGCGCTGGCAGCCTCCGGTTCCTGAAAATCCCTGGCCTCCTCAGCCACTACATGTTCGCGATCCACAAAACCCTCCAGCACGTCGGCAAGAGCTGCAAGAACTTCGCGGGGCTGCAGCTGACAAACGCAGCGATAGGGCGAAGCGAGGCGGAGGCGATCGTGACATTTGTGCCCAACCTGAGCTTTCTGTCTCTGAGGAGGTCGCAGATCCCGAGGGAGTTGATGGTGATGCTGCTCAAGGGGATGAAGAACCTGGTGCTGTTGGACGTGAGGGAGTGTGTTGGGTTCGACCAGCAGGACGAGGAGATTTTGCGGCTGGCTTCGGAGATTCCTACGTTTCTGTGTCGGGGGGCGAGGATTTGTGCCCAGGAGCACCTGTTGCGTATGTCGGATGGGTCATTGGTTCATGTCATTGCCGTGGATTAG
- the LOC103440656 gene encoding BTB/POZ domain-containing protein At5g03250-like: MACLKLGSKSEVFYLDGQTWLCSTGLASDVIVEVGETSFHLHKFPLLSRSGLLENIIGELSSEDDQKCMVQLNDIPGGAKVFLLVAKFCYGVRIELNALNVVSVRCAAEHLRMSEEYGEGNLITQAEDFLNEIFSNWSDSIKALETCEEVLPHAEELHLVSRCINSLAMKASADPGLFSWPVSGKKALQSSEGAVFWNGICTTAKPHPVSEDWWYEDVSFLKFPFFKRLIRAVELGGMNQERKAGSIMHYAKRHLSLLGRQSSFHNGNRAAPLSTVPAASDGEKMTLLEEIVGLLPDQKGVVPTNFLLRLLRTSMILQASASCCESLEKRVGAQLDQAALKDLLIPNMGYSVETLYDIDCIQRILDHFILMDRDSIDYTSSCIVDEGASHSLTAITSVANLIDGYLAEVAPDVNLKQQKFQSLAAVIPEYARPLDDGIYRAIDLYLKAHPWLTDSEREQICRLMNCQKLSLEASTHAAQNERLPLRVIVQVLFFEQLRLRTSISGWFFVSENLEISQNQSRNLALARNEAPAQASTVRRVRDHFVTVDDMRERVSELEKECLSMKQEIEKLVKTKGSWNTFLKRFGLRLKLKSDAEKARKPCNNSKEQPTSIGPPVNGKQNYENYENNKLRD; the protein is encoded by the exons ATGGCGTGCTTGAAGCTGGGATCCAAATCTGAAGTGTTTTACCTTGATGGCCAAACttg GCTTTGCTCAACTGGACTTGCTAGTGATGTCATTGTTGAAGTTGGAGAAACGTCCTTCCATCTCCACAAG TTTCCGTTGCTATCCAGAAGTGGATTACTAGAAAACATTATTGGAGAACTTTCTAGCGAGGATGATCAGAAATGCATGGTGCAACTGAATGACATTCCAGGTGGAGCCAAAGTTTTTTTGCTGGTAGCCAAATTTTGTTACGGTGTAAGAATAGAACTGAACGCGTTGAATGTAGTTAGTGTAAGGTGCGCTGCTGAGCATCTTCGCATGAGTGAAGAATATGGAGAGGGAAACCTCATCACACAAGCGGAGGATTTTCTAAACGAAATCTTCAGCAATTGGAGTGACTCCATTAAAGCACTTGAAACCTGCGAAGAGGTCTTGCCTCATGCAGAAGAGCTTCATCTTGTTTCGAGATGCATCAATTCATTGGCAATGAAAGCGAGTGCCGATCCAGGTTTATTTAGTTGGCCTGTGTCGGGAAAGAAGGCCTTGCAGAGCTCAGAGGGTGCGGTGTTTTGGAATGGAATATGCACGACAGCAAAGCCACATCCAGTCAGTGAAGattggtggtatgaagatgtCTCATTTCTTAAGTTTCCATTTTTCAAGAGGCTGATTCGAGCAGTTGAATTAGGAGGCATGAACCAAGAGAGGAAGGCTGGCTCCATAATGCACTATGCAAAGAGGCACCTTTCCTTGTTGGGTAGGCAATCGAGTTTCCATAATGGAAATCGTGCTGCCCCGTTATCAACTGTTCCTGCTGCATCTGATGGAGAGAAAATGACTCTCCTTGAGGAGATTGTGGGATTACTTCCTGATCAGAAGGGCGTTGTGCCAACGAACTTCCTGCTTAGGCTTCTCCGAACATCTATGATTTTGCAAGCTAGTGCATCATGTTGTGAGAGCTTAGAGAAACGAGTTGGGGCTCAATTGGATCAAGCAGCTCTTAAAGATCTTCTGATACCAAACATGGGGTACTCAGTGGAGACCCTATATGATATTGACTGCATTCAGCGGATTCTTGACCACTTCATTCTCATGGACCGCGATTCGATTGATTATACTTCTAGCTGTATTGTTGATGAGGGCGCTTCTCATTCGCTGACTGCAATAACCTCGGTGGCTAACCTGATTGATGGATATCTGGCTGAAGTTGCACCTGATGTTAACTTGAAACAGCAGAAATTTCAGTCGCTAGCTGCTGTTATCCCGGAATATGCCAGACCATTAGATGATGGAATTTATCGCGCCATTGATTTATACCTCAAG GCCCATCCTTGGCTGACAGACTCCGAGAGGGAACAAATCTGCCGGCTCATGAACTGCCAGAAGCTCTCATTGGAAGCCAGCACGCACGCAGCGCAGAATGAGAGGCTACCGCTTCGCGTCATCGTCCAAGTTCTATTCTTCGAACAGCTTCGCCTGCGCACATCAATTTCCGGTTGGTTCTTTGTATCTGAGAACCTCGAGATCTCACAAAACCAAAGTAGAAATCTTGCGCTTGCTCGAAATGAGGCACCTGCTCAAGCTAGCACTGTGCGGCGTGTGCGCGATCATTTTGTAACAGTTGATGACATGAGGGAACGAGTTTCGGAGCTCGAGAAAGAGTGCTTGAGCATGAAGCAAGAGATTGAGAAGCTGGTGAAGACAAAGGGGAGTTGGAACACATTCTTGAAGAGGTTTGGTTTGAGGCTCAAGTTAAAATCTGATGCAGAAAAAGCACGCAAACCCTGCAATAATTCCAAAGAACAACCAACATCCATAGGTCCACCAGTGaatggaaaacaaaattatgaaaattatgaaaataataaattaagagattga
- the LOC103440661 gene encoding dolichyl-diphosphooligosaccharide--protein glycosyltransferase subunit 1B-like, with protein MIVQSSQEVKLKLTHTLSPEAMEALRSLGQLVIALSIFSHLSLLAYSSSPQDLQILNAERRIDLTSHIVKVFLTLKVENTGTSPVSEVLLAFPPTQVDHLALLKAAITVGKKKKKSYVPLEVNPTELPDAPNGAKSFSISLLHPLNSGETATLEVLYILTHSLEPFPAEISQSESQLVYYRDGAIILSPYYVKQQTTFIRTPSTRVESFTRVESTNRAGSEIKYGPYKDRPAYSYSPIIVHFENNNAFAVVEELVREVEVSHWGNLQITEHYKLAHAGARHKGIFSRVDYQSRPHAGGVSSFKHLLARLPPRVHSVYYRDGIGNISSSHLRTEYLKSDLEIEPRYPLFGGWKATFVIGYGLPLEDFLFESPDGRRYLNFTFGCPLAETVVDKLTLKVVLPEGSKNPSAVVPFSVEQHLETKYSYLDVAGRTVVVLEKRNVVPEHNSHFQVYYTFNPVFMLAEPLMLVSTFFFIFMASVAYLHMDFSICKSS; from the exons ATGATCGTTCAGTCGTCGCAGGAGGTCAAGCTTAAGCTAACACACACTCTATCACCGGAAGCCATGGAAGCTCTGCGAAGCTTAGGTCAGCTAGTCATAGCCTTGTCCATCTTCTCCCATCTCTCCCTGCTCGCTTATTCCTCTTCCCCTCAGGATCTCCAGATCCTTAACGCCGAGCGCAGA ATTGACTTGACCTCCCATATTGTGAAGGTTTTCTTGACGTTAAAG GTTGAAAACACTGGCACATCTCCTGTTTCGGAAGTACTTCTTGCTTTTCCACCCACACAGGTTGATCACctagcattgctcaaagcagCTATCACTgttggaaaaaagaaaaagaaaagttatgTTCCCCTGGAAGTCAATCCCACTGAGCTACCTGATGCACCAAATGGGGCTAAATCGTTTTCTATCTCGTTGCTCCACCCACTAAATTCAGGTGAAACTGCAACACTAGAGGTGCTTTACATATTGACACATTCTCTGGAGCCTTTCCCAGCGGAGATAAGCCAATCAGAGTCTCAGTTGGTCTATTACCGTGATGGTGCAATAATATTGTCACCGTATTATGTCAAGCAGCAGACTACTTTTATAAGAACGCCTAGTACTAGGGTGGAATCATTTACAAGAGTAGAGTCCACTAACCGTGCTGGTTCCGAAATAAAGTATGGGCCATACAAGGATCGCCCAGCATACTCTTATTCTCCAATAATTGTTCATTTTGAGAATAACAATGCTTTTGCTGTTGTTGAGGAGCTTGTACGCGAAGTGGAAGTATCTCACTGGGGCAATCTTCAGATCACAGAGCATTACAAGTTGGCACATGCTGGTGCTCGACACAAAGGAATATTTTCGAG GGTTGACTATCAATCTAGGCCACATGCTGGTGGTGTCTCTTCATTCAAACATCTTCTAGCCAGACTACCTCCTAGGGTTCATTCTGTCTACTACCGAGATGGAATCGGAAACATCTCATCCTCACATTTACGTACAGAATATCTAAAG TCGGATCTTGAAATTGAGCCACGCTATCCTTTATTTGGTGGTTGGAAAGCTACATTTGTAATTGGGTACGGGTTACCACTGGAAGACTTCCTTTTTGAGTCACCTGATGGCAGGCGATACCTCAATTTCACTTTTGGTTGTCCTCTTGCTGAGACGGTGGTAGACAAATTAACTCTAAAA GTTGTGCTACCAGAGGGATCAAAAAATCCTTCTGCTGTGGTTCCTTTTTCAGTTGAGCAACATCTAGAG ACCAAATATTCATACCTTGATGTTGCTGGAAGGACAGTGGTGGTTCTCGAAAAGAGAAACGTAGTTCCAGAACACAACTCTCATTTCCAG GTTTACTACACCTTCAACCCTGTCTTTATGCTGGCAGAACCACTGATGTTGGTGTCTacgtttttcttcattttcatggCCAGTGTAGCTTACCTACACATGGATTTTTCCATATGCAAATCATCTTGA
- the LOC139197780 gene encoding uncharacterized protein, which yields MRNQVVFNNAKAYPSRVALLAFNMANDHTNANKKNLISSRKQHGLIRWQPPRGDFFKLNFDGSVQNSAAAAGFIIRNEHGEPVIAGARSLGETSINVAECLALRDALWIARSKGFWKVLVEGDSKLVIDAVQGTSGVPWRVTNIFEDIKIIARSFE from the coding sequence ATGAGGAATCAAGTTGTTTTTAATAATGCCAAAGCTTATCCTTCTAGAGTGGCTTTGCTGGCTTTTAACATGGCGAATGACCACACTAATGCCAATAAGAAAAATCTTATATCTAGCAGGAAGCAACATGGGCTGATTAGATGGCAACCCCCTCGTGGTGATTTCTTCAAACTGAACTTCGATGGCTCTGTTCAGAACTCTGCGGCGGCTGCGGGATTTATCATAAGGAATGAACACGGAGAACCGGTGATTGCCGGAGCCAGGTCCTTGGGGGAAACTTCCATCAATGTCGCGGAATGTCTCGCTCTTAGGGATGCCCTTTGGATTGCGAGGAGTAAAGGGTTTTGGAAGGTCTTGGTGGAGGGTGATTCAAAACTGGTGATTGATGCGGTGCAGGGCACAAGTGGTGTTCCTTGGCGAGTGACGAATATATTTGAGGACATCAAAATAATTGCCAGGTCCTTTGAGTAG